One window from the genome of Clarias gariepinus isolate MV-2021 ecotype Netherlands chromosome 15, CGAR_prim_01v2, whole genome shotgun sequence encodes:
- the fam43a gene encoding protein FAM43A: MLPWKKNKFELIEEDKQSKHKGYAVSLNYSALTTLAKACPESALNRVGSMFKSKRKKVKITSEDPTYTVLYLGNATTIQSKGDGCTDVAVSKIWNKSEMGKSGTKMRLTVSAHGVRMVHVDDQARRPGHLYLLHRITYCVADPRLPRIFAWVYRHEMKHKAVMLRCHAVLVSRPEKAKAMALLLYQTSATALAEFKRLKRRDDARHQQQQLIGEQTIPLVPMRKLLNGQCCYKPPVERSRSAPKLGSITEDLLGEEAEEKATQCECEDVLDTDEERASSEKPGLCQLISDLGEMGIGNDVRTLKADLRVTRLLSGESTSSESSLENNHDPGALGSDDADARKAPEVG, translated from the coding sequence ATGTTGCCTTGGAAGAAGAACAAGTTCGAGCTGATCGAGGAAGACAAGCAGTCCAAGCACAAGGGCTACGCGGTGAGTCTGAACTACTCCGCGCTCACCACGCTGGCCAAGGCGTGTCCGGAGAGCGCGCTGAACCGGGTCGGGAGCATGTTCAAGTCCAAGAGGAAAAAGGTGAAGATCACGAGCGAGGACCCCACGTACACGGTGCTGTATCTGGGCAACGCGACGACCATCCAGTCGAAGGGTGACGGGTGCACGGATGTGGCCGTGAGCAAGATCTGGAACAAGAGCGAGATGGGGAAGAGCGGCACGAAGATGCGCCTGACGGTGAGCGCGCACGGGGTGCGCATGGTGCATGTGGACGATCAGGCGCGCAGACCTGGACACCTTTACCTTCTGCACAGGATCACGTACTGCGTCGCCGATCCGCGCCTGCCCCGCATCTTCGCATGGGTCTACCGGCATGAGATGAAGCACAAGGCGGTGATGCTGCGCTGCCACGCGGTGCTCGTGTCCCGGCCGGAGAAGGCGAAAGCCATGGCGCTGCTCCTGTACCAGACTTCAGCCACGGCGCTGGCCGAGTTCAAGCGTCTCAAACGGCGGGACGACGCGCGGCACCAGCAGCAACAGCTGATCGGAGAGCAGACCATCCCGCTGGTGCCCATGCGCAAACTGCTGAACGGCCAGTGCTGCTACAAACCTCCCGTGGAGCGCAGCAGGAGCGCGCCCAAACTCGGCTCCATCACCGAGGACCTGCTGGGAGAGGAAGCCGAGGAAAAAGCCACGCAGTGTGAATGCGAGGACGTGCTGGACACGGATGAGGAGCGCGCGAGCAGCGAGAAACCCGGCCTGTGCCAGCTCATTAGCGACCTGGGCGAGATGGGCATCGGGAACGACGTGCGGACTCTTAAAGCGGACCTCAGGGTGACCAGGTTGCTATCTGGTGAGAGCACGAGCAGCGAGTCGTCTCTGGAGAACAATCACGATCCAGGCGCGCTCGGGTCCGACGATGCGGACGCGCGGAAAGCTCCAGAGGTCGGCTGA
- the lsg1 gene encoding large subunit GTPase 1 homolog, with protein MGKKKAHGEGTGLGKALMRERLNAARGHRRNDTWLHTSEVNDGYDWGRLNLQSVTEQSSLDDFLATAELAGTEFTAEKLNIRFVPAEARCGLLTSEESKRLKKLHEDNRQFLRIPRRPQWDENTSPEILQQAERDSFLTWRRELARLEEEQKLILTPFERNLDFWRQLWRVIERSDVVVQIVDARNPLLFRCPDLEKYVNEVSGHKVNMLLLNKADLLTREQRRAWAKHFQSEGIRAVFWSALAEAQRLEAEEKGEHLDDLEEQSDPESEQTTDEVSGAPEASRQRSEGEEDDDDDDDEEEEEEDCFVDCTSETDWQTCSEASGDEEEKEECAASSDHASFYNSSRLLHKDELLEMFKSAHSGPRCKEGQLIVGLVGYPNVGKSSTINTIFRNKKVSVSATPGHTKHFQTLFVEPELCLCDCPGLVMPSFVSTKAEMICSGILPIDQMRDHVPAVSLVCQTIPRAVLEGTYGINIVRPREDEDPDRPPTSDELLSAYGYMRGFMTAHGQPDQSRSARYVLKDYVSGKLLYCHPPPLINAKDFQPQHLKFINQTIESGPSSCLSKPQKVKQIENTVDKTFFHQENVRALTKGVQMVMGYKPGSGPQAQCKAGAEQQAGKPWKKHGNRNKKEKVRRLNKHLDA; from the exons ATGGGGAAGAAGAAGGCCCATGGAGAAGGGACAGGTTTAGGAAAAGCTTTAATGAGGGAGAGACTAAATGCAGCCCGAGGACACAGAAGAAACGACACGTGG CTCCACACCAGTGAAGTGAACGATGGATACGACTGGGGTCGCCTGAACTTGCAGTCTGTTACGGAGCAGAGCTCTCTGGATGATTTCCTCGCCACAGCCGAACTCGCAGGGACAGAATTCACCGCAG AGAAGCTGAATATCCGGTTCGTGCCAGCTGAAGCCAGGTGTGGCCTACTGACATCCGAGGAGTCCAAGAGACTGAAGAAACTACATGAGGACAACAGACAGTTCCTCCGCATCCCACGCAG GCCACAATGGGACGAGAACACAAGCCCCGAGATCCTCCAGCAAGCCGAACGAGACAGCTTCCTGACCTGGAGACGAGAGCTGGCAAG GCTGGAGGAGGAACAGAAGCTGATTCTTACCCCTTTTGAGAGGAACTTGGACTTTTGGAGGCAGCTTTGGAGAGTTATCGAGAGAAG TGATGTCGTGGTTCAAATCGTCGATGCACGAAACCCTTTGCTGTTCCGCTGTCCTGATCTA GAGAAATATGTCAACGAGGTCTCCGGTCACAAGGTGAACATGCTGCTGTTGAATAAAGCGGATCTGCTGACCCGGGAGCAGCGTCGTGCCTGGGCCAAGCATTTTCAAAGCGAAGGGATAAGAGCGGTGTTCTGGTCCGCGCTGGCCGAGGCACAGCGTCTGGAAGCTGAAGAAAAG GGAGAACATCTCGATGACCTTGAGGAGCAAAGTGATCCAGAAAGCGAGCAAACCACAGATGAGGTATCAGGTGCACCCGAAGCTTCACGGCAGAGGAGTGAAGGggaagaagatgatgatgatgatgatgatgaggaggaggaggaagaggactgTTTTGTGGACTGTACTTCAGAGACAGACTGGCAAACCTGCTCCGAGGCATCGGGAGACGAAGAGGAGAAAGAGGAGTGCGCGGCGTCCTCAGATCACGCTTCCTTCTACAACTCGAGCCGTCTGCTGCACAAAGACGAGCTGCTCGAAATGTTTAAATCTGCACATTCTGGGCCCAGGTGTAAGGAGGGGCAGCTCATTGTGGGACTG GTGGGTTACCCTAATGTTGGGAAAAGCTCCACCATCAACACCATCTTTAGGAATAAGAAAGTCTCCGTTTCGGCCACGCCTGGACACACCAAGCACTTTCAG ACGTTGTTCGTTGAACCGGAGCTTTGCCTTTGTGACTGTCCTGGTCTGGTCATGCCTTCCTTTGTTTCCACCAAAGCCGAGATGATCTGCAGCGGGATCCTCCCTATCGACCAGATGCGCGACCACGTCCCAGCCGTCTCTCT CGTTTGTCAGACGATCCCACGAGCCGTGCTGGAGGGAACCTACGGCATCAACATCGTCAGGCCAAGAGAGGACGAAGACCCGGATCGCCCTCCCACCTCTGACGAACTGCTTTCAGCTTATGGAT ATATGAGGGGCTTCATGACAGCGCACGGTCAGCCCGACCAGTCCAGATCAGCCCGTTATGTCCTGAAAGACTACGTCAGC GGAAAACTGCTCTATTGTCACCCCCCTCCCCTCATCAACGCTAAAGACTTCCAGCCTCAGCACTTAAAGTTTATAAACCAAACTATTGAAAGCGGTCCATCATCATGTCTCAGTAAACCTCAAAAAGTCAAACAGATTGAAAACACCGTCGATAAAACCTTCTTTCATCag GAAAACGTCCGAGCGCTGACAAAAGGAGTGCAGATGGTGATGGGCTACAAACCCGGCAGCGGCCCGCAAGCCCAGTGTAAAGCAGGAGCAGAACAGCAAGCTGGGAAGCCTTGGAAAAAACATGGCAACAGGAACAAGAAGGAGAAAGTCAGAAGGCTCAATAAACACCTGGACGCTTGA
- the tmem44 gene encoding transmembrane protein 44 encodes MNKNNFSSVFSQLWSHFDSQVGVSTAVGFTSASFLIISYLMLACSRSKLRDPADCVLYSLIGDLCHLAGAFLSNQTNVQRIMALMMTALDVMHFISVTLPFCCWFNSTAERRARMLSRRRRQNVLMVCLLFGMGGCVYADVRVRHMQAVAYGSPNSRKLLNVIIQDQTELLGYVLGLLSFAISWTSRIPFFLKANKGEMSTSTHISSRCFSALAGALYASAILLYDSRLESVVKALPWILSGACCSILDVSILLISCYRSYFKWQSTGAMDSDMECLLGTVTSGLYYDKNPRKHISSWKNSSSKMPKTGNIDDRPIRKACLKVVTVPQENSAESQPLKGSEKVIRVDECYSSGSATDSSPLSSDLEWDFQDTPSQWSSQNRDEQTMDVFPLQDWTVDQRSKSNTKSSSNAFNDADLEKRMVS; translated from the exons ATgaataaaaacaacttttcaaGCGTGTTTTCTCAGCTGTGGAGTCACTTTGACTCTCAGGTTGGTGTTTCCACAGCTGTAGGCTTCACCTCCGCCTCATTTCTCATCATTTCCTACCTAAT gCTGGCATGCAGCAGGTCTAAGCTGAGAGATCCTGCAGACTGCGTGTTGTACTCTCTGATTGGAGACCTGTGTCACCTTGCTGGAGCTTTTCTCTCTAATCAGACAAACGTCCAG CGTATTATGGCTTTGATGATGACAGCTTTGGATGTTATGCATTTCATTTCTGTCACTTTGCCTTTTTGTTGCTGGTTTAATTCCACCGCTG AGCGGAGAGCGAGAATGTTaagcaggaggaggaggcagaACGTCCTCATGGTCTGTCTGCTGTTTGGAATGGGAGGATGTGTTTACGCTGATGTACGTGTACGTCACATGCAAGCGGTCGCTTACGGTTCTCCAAACAGCAGGAAGCTGCTGAATGTCATTATACAG GACCAGACTGAATTGCTTGGCTATGTGCTCGGGCTTCTGTCCTTCGCTATTAGCTGGACCTCCAGGATTCCGTTCTTTCTGAAAGCT AACAAAGGAGAGATGAGTACTTCAACGCATATTTCCTCAAGATGTTTTAGTGCCCTGGCTGGAGCTCTTTATGCCTCTGCTATCCTGCTCTATGATTCACGACTGGAGTCTGTTGTTAAAGCGCTGCCATGGATTCTTTCAGGAGCGTGCTGTTCAATTCTGGATGTCTCT attttgctcATTTCATGTTACAGAAGCTACTTTAAGTGGCAGTCCACTGGAGCGATGGATTCAGATATGGAGTGCCTTTTGGGCACGGTTACATCTGGTCTGTATTATGATAAAAATCCTAGAAAGCATATTTCGTCCTGGAAGAACAGCTCATCAAAAATGCCTAAGACAGGAAATATAGATGATCGGCCTATTCGAAAG GCGTGTTTAAAGGTGGTTACCGTCCCTCAGGAGAACTCGGCAGAGAGCCAGCCGCTAAAGGGATCTGAGAAGGTGATCAGGGTGGATGAGTGTTATTCCTCAGGCAGCGCTACTGATTCGTCTCCTCTCAGCTCTGATCTTGAG TGGGACTTTCAGGACACGCCTTCCCAGTGGAGTTCACAGAATAGAGACGAGCAAACAATGGACGTATTCCCTCTGCAGGACTGGACGGTAGACCAGAGGTCAAAGTCCAACACGAAATCCAGCTCTAACGCCTTTAATGACGCCGATCTGGAGAAGAGGATGGTTTCCTAA